Proteins encoded by one window of Panicum virgatum strain AP13 chromosome 7N, P.virgatum_v5, whole genome shotgun sequence:
- the LOC120682776 gene encoding uncharacterized protein LOC120682776: MKAPSLLVQCFPGLLPSKTTSCVPIVSEKDLQLPSPAVEIIPSKSAHPYKYAGEKVDVQGLDIFKGKVSVADMIAFSPSEVASTKYDGTLKYWESSITLVNILKNEIRDGQLSFRGKRVLELGCGSGLSGIFACLKGASTVHFQDINAETIRCRTIPNVLANLEQARDRQNRPSESPVTPSRQLLAPNVHFYAGEWDELPTILSVVQAPAAPTNLSFSEDDFMDGCSSHDGSSVVGHDYCPRQSRKLSGSRAWERASEIDQADGGYDVILISDVPYAVNSLKKLYALISKCLRPPYGVLYVASKKNLVGSNGGARQLRALMEEEGVLGGHFLTELSDREIWKFFFK; this comes from the exons ATGAAGGCACCATCTCTACTGGTTCAGTGTTTCCCTGGCTTGCTTCCCAGCAAGACCACTAGTTGTGTGCCAATTGTATCTGAGAAGGATCTGCAGCTACCATCACCAGCTGTTGAAATTATCCCCTCAAAG AGTGCCCATCCTTATAAATATGCTGGTGAGAAGGTTGATGTGCAAGGTCTTGATATCTTCAAG GGGAAGGTTAGTGTAGCGGATATGATAGCCTTTTCACCTTCTGAAGTAGCATCAACAAAATATGATG GAACTCTGAAATATTGGGAGAGTTCAATCACTCTTGTCAACATTCTTAAAAACGAGATCCGTGATGGACAGTTGAGCTTCAGGGGGAAGCGGGTTCTAGAG CTCGGATGTGGATCTGGTCTGTCGGGCATTTTTGCCTGCTTGAAG GGTGCATCCACAGTGCACTTTCAGGACATAAATGCAGAAACTATACGGTGCAGAACAATACCCAATGTTCTTGCAAATCTTGAGCAAGCACGGGACAGACAGAACAGACCATCAGAGAGCCCCGTTACACCATCTAGGCAACTGTTGGCTCCCAATGTGCATTTCTATGCTGGGGAGTGGGATGAACTCCCTACAATTCTCTCAGTTGTGCAGGCACCCGCAGCACCGACAAACCTTAGCTTCTCTGAGGATGATTTTATGGATGGCTGCAGTAGTCATGATGGGAGCAGTGTAGTTGGTCATGACTACTGCCCCAGGCAATCTAGGAAGCTTTCTGGTAGCCGTGCATGGGAGAGGGCTAGTGAGATTGACCAAGCAGATGGCGGTTATGATGTAATTTTGATTTCTGATGTCCCCTATGCTGTGAACTCTCTGAAGAAGCTCTATGCCCTTATTTCAAAG TGCCTACGTCCTCCATATGGAGTCTTGTACGTGGCCTCAAAGAAGAACTTGGTTGGTTCCAATGGTGGCGCGAGGCAACTTCGAGCTCTGATGGAAGAGGAAGGTGTGCTTGGTGGCCACTTCTTAACTGAGTTGTCCGACAGGGAGATATGGAAGTTCTTTTTCAAGTGA